AACGCAGAGAGCATGATCAAAGCTGAAAGGAAGAAAGAACGAACCGCCTTGGGTAAACCTGGCGCCGAGCTTAGCGTAAGAAGAGAGCTTAACGTCTAGATCGCCTTCGATTTTACGAGCTTCCCGTCGAAGTTCCTCCCAACCAGATTCCTGCAGATCCAGACTCGATTCTGTCATTTTTCCGATCTTCAACAATTCAGATCAGTAACCTCTCCGTTCACAGGTAAATTCGTCAGCTCCGCCTTGAACCAATGCCGGAGCGGCGACGATCTGATTTTAACTGAAACTGATGGGATCAATTTAGCAGCTACGACGAACGAGACTGAGAGAGGATCGCTCTCTTCCCTCCTCCGCTTCTTCTTCGCTCGACTAAGTTATGGGCCTTTCTATCCATACAATTTTAATATTGGGCTTACTTCTTCGCTCGACTAGTTATGGGCCTTTCTATCCATACAATTTTAATAATGGGCTTACAGAGGCCCATTGTTTGGTAAGCCTTAATTTGGACTTGGTGACCAGTGTGGAGTGACACGTTCGTGTCCGTACGACGAACTGTACGGAAACACGACGCTGATGAGTTGGGGACATATGAAGGGAAAGATTCTAATTCTATACGATCACCATCGACAGAAGCGTTGCGTTTGGAACAAACTTCTTTCAGATTCCCATTGTTATCGAAAGgtccaaaacaatttttttttcttttttgttttttttgtgatccGCAAATTGTGCTTAActttatataatcaaatcaGAAAACTGTAGATTATAACAACACATAACCAATTGTATATTTTAACTGTGAAGAACAATATACAAATATCATTTAATATGGCCATATGGGTTTGTGGGAAACAGTGATGGcaaaaagaaaacgaatatCTTCTCCAGCTGGTAATATCTAATTATGAACGTTTAAACGTCTTTTAGCTAGGATACGGACTTGCAACAAATATGATTCAAAAAACTTGTCGGTTGAAAACATAGATTGATCCTAAGGAATATTGGATTTTTGTGTATGTATTGTCGgggttcttttttgtttttgctttgcttGTAATCAATAAGGTAGTGTGTATCGTGTAAGCACAATATGTCAACATTACACTGACTgaataaaagattttttgatattataattttattagcTAATATGGCATTAGAGTGCAATACTGATCTATCATGtgcttttatcttttggttgataattttggggttttttttttcagttttgtttttgatttctttgaaCTTCCACGGTTTTTTTTGGATACAGCAAACACACGATcttaaattacaaaatgaacGTGTAAAGTAGatcaaaatataaagaaaattattcgTGGAAAATTCACTACTTCAGCATGAAAACGTTTAGTGAATCTCCCCCAATTACTCAAAACTAGATCTATCTTTATTCGCTTTTGCTCAAAAGTGTGTTTGTCCtgatatgattttatatattaaccATTATAAACGTACGCAAGTAACGCAACAAGAGGACGCACCGTACACATTTTGTTTTCGAtcgtatttttatatttataaatattataacaaaatcaCAGCCTAGTAGATGATCACTGGGGCACTCACCCTgattaaaagaagaacaaaaacagtaGATAATcactaacaaataaataaacgaGATGGTGGGGATTTGATCTCGTGTAAGTTTTATCGaataggtttaaaaaaattgtcccACTTGGCCAGCACACGTGTGGTGGCATAGTtttgtcttcatcttcaaaGTTTAAACAGTATGAAGCTCTGACAAAACATTTCCAAATTAACCTAGGCTAACGGTTAAGCGGGACGTGTCGCATTTAATGTAAGATTCTTCGGGTTTGGACTTTGGACTATTTGCCAagcaatatatagaaaatgtgGCAGTTTTAATTagcttttaatccaacggtcaAAAGGATGAAGTCTTCATCTAACCGCTCATTTATTTTAGACTTCATAAATAAAACTCCTTTAAAATCCTCTCTTTCACTCACTCTTCTCttgacctcttcttctttattaacGTTTACACATTACAAACTACAAAGCCTTTCTCACTTTTCCGTTCACATCATTCTTGCCGTCGATTTATCCCATAGGTTACTCCGCCGTCaagattctgattttttttttcatattttttacaAAGGAAATTACTAGAAATGTAAAAGTGattactaattttatttcttgtcGTCCAAATGAATCACTCTTTATTTGACTCGTTAGTTCTTGTCTCGTTTCACTCTCTTAACCTCCGATATGTCTCAGATCTTTCAAAGAGTATAGCTTTGTGACAATACTTGTTTTTAAAGTTAACTATACATataagaagatgaggaagaagatcataGGGTTTCGAATCGGGAGACGAGTCTCTAGATGGATCCTTCGGAATACCCGAATCCAACGTTCTGGTTACAACCGGGTACACTCGACACGACAAGCTTGCAAGCTGAGACCACTCGCAAAACTCAAAAGCTGGGGACAACGTCTCAAGCAAGGTTTCAGACATTTCAGGTCTACGAGAAGATCCGAATACATACCCGACCCGGTTCCAAAGGGGCACTTAGCGATCTATGTGGGTCAAAAAGATGGCGACTGTCACAGAGTTTTGGTACCCATCGTTTACTTTAACCATCCTCTGTTCGGTGAGTTGCTCAAAGAATCCGAAAAAGAGTATGGATTCTGCCACGAAGGTGGTATCACTATTCCTTGTTTGTATTCTGACTTCGAACGGGTCAAGACCCGAATCGCATCCGGATCAAGTTCTCGGATATTTCCATGGAGCCGTCTTTGCCGCAATTGAAGACAATTATGGAAAAAGTTCTTAGGATTTTCAACCTCTTTTTAGTAGATATTGTTCCCTTTAATTTACCATTTTTCTATCTTGTTACTTTTTGTCACTTTACTCTTTTCTTGTGATATATAGTCAATTATACAGTAAGATGATAATGTAAATAATTATCGAGTCTTGATAAATGATGTGATTAGCATGGGGACACTTAGTGGTATATTATCTTTGGACATTGATATAAAGATCAAATGAATTGGTGATGAAACAGCAAAGAAAAAGTGTAACACGAttctgttctctctctctttggtctactcaagattttttttgctaTCAACCGCAAGGATTTGCTTGTTGCTTGCTTATTCCCACTAACTTTGATTCTAAATCTTTATCGAATACTACTtctaccaaaagaaatataattcgAATACTATTTAAGTGTCGCTAGGTTAGACGACAAAACATTTTGGCTTTTGTGGTTGCCTTGTCTGATTTGGATACGAAACACTTTGACGTGAAAGATGTTCAAATCTAAAACGAGCGTCGGGATGCGATTGATATCCGAAAGAACAACTAattcatgtatatatttttgacttCTGGTTACATATATCTCTAATGTtcacacatatatacaatattttgtttaaatttatactatgaaaaatattattagtacAAACCacttaactaaaaaaattacatgttcCAGGTGActttttggttacaaatattCGGTTTGTCTAATCGTACAAATAATGATGAATGCATGAAAACTATATTTGGATACTCGTGATCAAATGAATTATGAGAGAATACTAAATTGATATTTCATATGTCATATACTGACGATTCGTCCATAAGTAGAGTGCATAAGACACCGATGTCAAGTgcttatatttaaaattagaatgtcaaattaatatatatagcacGAAATTGATATACGAATCTAGCTCGTTTATATATTTGACTTTACGTTATATGCTTTTCATCACTAATATTTTAGGAACAATATTAACCAAAATTTCAGCTAAAAAGTCAAATACGATGGTTGGAAGAAAACATTCCACGTTAAGGTATCCGTGGTCATATGCATTTGAAGATATCTATGCCATGTATATGTATTCATTAGCAGTTAGTTATTGTGAAAAAGAAGACAGAATAATGTTTTGAACTTGTTAATTGTCATTTGTCTGTCAATAAGTATTCTCCTTCAACCTTTATATCTCTACATAACGTAGTCTTGAGATTAAGAAAGAGGCAGCcgtgttttaccaaaaaatggCTGACGTAGGGAGaatcaaaaatgttaacaaaaataataacccGTACACTCACAGCTCACATGCATATTTACTAATAGGGTAAATTGGTACTCTTATGTTGAAAGTTACAATCAATCATGCATGtatgattgtaaaaaaaaaaaaaaaaatgacgtgCGGGTTCGGGCACTGCTTGAATACAATGAAATATGTAAATTGATGATACTAAATTATGGAAACAATACATGCCACGGTTCTCGGAATAACTTTCTCCACTTGaccatatgtatatatatctattggTGGCTTGGTACGATCTTTCCTTTTCAGGTGTATTAGTCGAAGATCTGTAATGAGACAA
The sequence above is drawn from the Camelina sativa cultivar DH55 chromosome 4, Cs, whole genome shotgun sequence genome and encodes:
- the LOC104783073 gene encoding auxin-responsive protein SAUR36-like, with protein sequence MRKKIIGFRIGRRVSRWILRNTRIQRSGYNRVHSTRQACKLRPLAKLKSWGQRLKQGFRHFRSTRRSEYIPDPVPKGHLAIYVGQKDGDCHRVLVPIVYFNHPLFGELLKESEKEYGFCHEGGITIPCLYSDFERVKTRIASGSSSRIFPWSRLCRN